From a single bacterium genomic region:
- the glnE gene encoding bifunctional [glutamate--ammonia ligase]-adenylyl-L-tyrosine phosphorylase/[glutamate--ammonia-ligase] adenylyltransferase yields MSWAREQFVFEEIVEVAPKLIPALAATADPRMALRNWDRYVRAAWDRLGVLHLMEHNPDHLQFLAQLFAASQFFSDIVVRNPEYLEWCLVEARMESEKPLEEYRRQLHGFVRAFGSSESRRRALCRFKRRELLRIGVRDLQQRADIMELCRELTNLAEAACELALEDSLSDLMKRYGQPAPPPDVKPDDTIGFAVLAMGKFGGRELNFSSDIDLIFVYDTEGTTAGRKDGTGHVSNRITKHEFYCKLGTAIIQYLDYSTIEGVLYRVDARLRPDGASGAIARSLPAYVAYLADQARSWEKIAYLKARCVAGDRKLAARFEEVRQNFVFFGNSPQVLLPEVARLKRRIDHEALDPRTRKLDIKRGPGGIREVEFISAALQLLHGGNDKSLRVRATLEAMELLAEKGKLQPDKVRRLREAYLLFRQVEHCLQMMNEQQTHALPEDDEERQRLAVRCHFESEADLQSQLSEFRGFVREQFEALFHEEGPAEKLDLVDYLVSRDTPEESVLEELAPFGIGTVEGFRALRELVSGSREFAISRHSQQWLERVFPQLLEQLQNVAYRENAIRHFTQLLRSHHSVTSTYELIQSHPWVLRMLVRVLGFGSLPARLMVAHPEYLDQLLLGEPLRGTRSPAYAFDEEYAARVGRLEVEKALGRIRQFKDREALFLAVREIMDVDSARESAATTTELAKTCLSAVIDVLSRDSERRDGRWCIIALGSFGGEWVHVCGDLDVAVFHEAPENDRGAAEHYSNLAGRILSTMSAVSPDGQLWKVDARLRPDGVNAPLSIARERAERYYREEAGIWEFQSMTRAQFLAGDEEFGREILGSMHDALRDRSPLPDLAKEIHEMRVRLDQTVRLPRHAKLDLKRGPGGIVDVEFLVQYFQLAKGIELPALRTPRTDEALEVIRDAGLMEVETVDFILEHHHVLRTVQRAIRLLWETPKDLVPGTPDRLGPLARALDPQLQNAAERLESLGAQMITMREIFDSTLSN; encoded by the coding sequence TTGTCCTGGGCACGCGAGCAGTTCGTCTTTGAAGAGATCGTTGAAGTAGCGCCAAAGCTGATTCCTGCATTGGCGGCGACGGCCGATCCGAGGATGGCGTTGCGCAATTGGGATCGATATGTGCGCGCTGCGTGGGATCGGCTCGGCGTGTTGCACTTGATGGAACACAATCCGGATCATCTGCAGTTTCTTGCTCAGTTATTCGCCGCATCTCAGTTCTTCTCAGACATCGTTGTGCGGAACCCGGAGTACCTCGAGTGGTGCCTGGTCGAGGCGCGCATGGAAAGCGAGAAGCCCCTGGAGGAATATCGCCGTCAATTGCATGGCTTCGTGCGCGCATTCGGAAGCTCCGAGAGCCGGCGGCGTGCGCTCTGTCGATTTAAGCGCCGCGAACTTCTGCGCATCGGCGTTCGCGATCTGCAGCAGCGCGCCGATATTATGGAACTCTGCCGCGAGTTGACAAATCTGGCGGAAGCGGCCTGCGAGTTGGCTCTCGAAGATTCGCTGAGCGATTTGATGAAGCGCTATGGGCAGCCCGCTCCCCCACCAGACGTGAAGCCGGACGACACAATCGGATTCGCCGTCCTTGCGATGGGGAAATTCGGCGGCCGGGAATTGAACTTCTCCTCCGACATCGATCTGATTTTCGTCTACGATACGGAGGGAACGACCGCGGGACGCAAGGATGGGACGGGACACGTCAGCAATCGCATCACGAAACACGAATTCTACTGCAAGCTGGGCACGGCGATTATTCAGTACCTCGATTACTCGACAATCGAGGGCGTGCTCTATCGCGTCGATGCGCGACTGAGACCGGATGGTGCATCGGGCGCGATTGCGCGGTCCTTGCCGGCCTACGTGGCCTACCTGGCGGATCAGGCGCGCTCGTGGGAGAAGATCGCGTACCTGAAAGCTCGATGCGTGGCGGGCGATCGCAAACTTGCTGCGCGTTTCGAGGAAGTGCGCCAGAATTTCGTCTTCTTCGGCAACTCACCGCAGGTGCTGCTACCGGAAGTTGCTCGCCTGAAGCGCCGGATCGACCACGAGGCCCTCGATCCCCGCACACGGAAGCTGGACATCAAGCGCGGCCCTGGAGGCATTCGCGAGGTGGAGTTCATTTCCGCGGCGCTGCAATTGCTCCATGGCGGAAACGACAAGTCCCTTCGCGTGCGAGCAACGCTGGAAGCGATGGAATTGCTCGCAGAGAAGGGCAAACTCCAGCCGGACAAGGTCCGTCGACTGCGCGAGGCCTACTTGTTATTCCGACAGGTTGAACATTGTCTGCAGATGATGAACGAACAGCAAACGCATGCGCTGCCGGAAGACGACGAAGAACGCCAGCGGCTTGCCGTACGATGCCATTTCGAGAGCGAAGCCGATCTGCAATCACAGCTCTCCGAATTCCGCGGATTTGTTCGCGAGCAATTCGAAGCGCTCTTTCACGAAGAAGGTCCGGCAGAGAAACTGGATCTGGTCGACTACCTGGTGTCGCGCGACACGCCGGAGGAGAGCGTGCTCGAAGAGCTGGCGCCGTTTGGAATCGGGACGGTTGAGGGATTTCGAGCCTTACGAGAATTGGTTTCCGGCTCGCGGGAATTCGCGATCAGCCGCCACAGTCAGCAATGGTTGGAGCGGGTGTTCCCACAATTGCTGGAGCAGTTGCAGAATGTGGCCTATCGAGAAAATGCGATTCGGCACTTCACGCAACTGCTGCGCAGTCATCACAGCGTTACTTCCACATACGAACTGATTCAATCGCATCCATGGGTGCTGCGAATGCTGGTGCGCGTGTTGGGATTCGGATCGTTGCCGGCACGACTGATGGTAGCGCATCCGGAGTACCTCGACCAGTTGCTGCTCGGCGAGCCGCTGCGCGGAACTCGATCGCCGGCTTACGCCTTCGACGAAGAATACGCCGCACGCGTCGGGCGCCTGGAAGTCGAAAAAGCGCTCGGACGCATTCGCCAGTTCAAGGATCGCGAGGCGCTCTTCCTTGCTGTGCGCGAAATCATGGATGTGGATTCCGCGCGTGAAAGCGCCGCCACTACGACGGAACTCGCGAAGACCTGCCTGAGCGCCGTGATCGATGTACTTTCCCGCGACTCCGAGCGGCGCGACGGGCGGTGGTGCATCATTGCACTGGGCAGTTTCGGCGGCGAATGGGTGCATGTTTGCGGCGATCTGGATGTAGCGGTCTTCCACGAAGCTCCGGAAAACGACCGCGGCGCGGCGGAACACTACAGCAATCTTGCCGGCCGAATCCTGTCGACGATGTCTGCTGTATCGCCCGACGGACAACTCTGGAAGGTCGATGCGCGGCTGCGTCCCGATGGTGTGAATGCGCCGCTCTCGATCGCGCGTGAACGCGCCGAGCGTTACTATCGTGAGGAAGCAGGCATTTGGGAATTCCAATCAATGACGCGCGCGCAGTTCCTTGCCGGCGATGAAGAGTTTGGCCGCGAGATTCTAGGATCGATGCACGACGCGCTGCGCGATCGTTCGCCGCTGCCGGACCTGGCAAAAGAAATTCACGAGATGCGCGTACGGCTCGATCAGACGGTACGTCTTCCGCGTCATGCGAAGCTCGACCTGAAGCGCGGCCCCGGCGGAATCGTCGACGTGGAATTCCTCGTCCAGTACTTCCAGTTGGCGAAGGGAATTGAGTTGCCCGCACTGCGAACTCCTCGCACGGACGAAGCGCTCGAAGTCATCCGCGACGCGGGCTTGATGGAGGTCGAGACTGTCGACTTCATCCTCGAACACCACCACGTCCTGCGAACCGTGCAGCGCGCCATTCGCCTGCTCTGGGAAACGCCCAAGGACCTGGTGCCCGGAACGCCCGATCGCCTCGGGCCATTGGCGCGAGCGCTCGACCCGCAACTACAGAACGCGGCGGAGAGACTCGAATCGCTCGGCGCGCAGATGATCACGATGCGCGAGATCTTTGACAGCACTCTCTCCAATTGA
- a CDS encoding radical SAM protein: MSEQVLIAFVEEGVSPRLAHWQDVAEGIGRLRAGKIDVRVELIKTVRQREEFVDRLKADPPEILFVPVYREQLHAANALLLKIRNMTLPTVIAVGGPMGTLGSDIFTFNPVPTAIVLGEWQDRLRKFASKLLREGSGSDIPGVWWRGQRGWQINVPERPLTNLDELDDADYTKLPVEDLMKINDRTLPLLASRGCPFSCQFCHVPLLRRLERPETQYRTHSPERIVTHALELVELHNPRRFVFVDELFPWQERWVEKFARLWKEKVALPFRWTTAAEQMSKDNLRLLSGAGGEVLEIGIETGDENRRSEFCDRNLHNRAIVKAVQMAQDYGVKVAANVMLGLPRSDTAELQSTIDFIRELEPDEVRYQFLTPWPRKTNWSETEHEGLELTGISIHGGRATSTQSTLPKRHTKDLMRTMEELRLLDAAGRLRAQRPAPDVALDGMAQWEEAKWRSQLNGPLRVERYSAPNGTHDVLALRVPTEISWELQMPEDPILEFGILIEPTLPGQRSKSPVSFSVKFEQNERVYRVFQKILIQSLDPDSRKWHWFSIPLRPSHPGPARLILGSSVYGEDASYLPEEGDIWAGWTGIVVRRSG, translated from the coding sequence GTGTCCGAGCAGGTCTTGATCGCATTCGTCGAGGAAGGGGTCTCGCCGCGTCTTGCGCACTGGCAGGATGTGGCGGAGGGAATCGGCCGACTGCGTGCCGGCAAAATCGATGTGCGGGTCGAGTTGATCAAGACAGTCCGACAGCGCGAAGAATTTGTTGATCGCCTGAAGGCCGATCCGCCCGAAATCCTCTTCGTCCCAGTCTATCGCGAGCAGCTCCACGCGGCGAATGCCCTGCTGCTGAAGATTCGGAACATGACGCTGCCGACGGTCATTGCAGTCGGCGGCCCGATGGGGACACTCGGCTCCGACATCTTCACATTCAACCCCGTCCCGACTGCGATTGTTCTTGGCGAATGGCAGGATCGACTTCGCAAGTTCGCGTCGAAGCTCCTGCGCGAAGGCTCCGGTTCCGACATTCCCGGCGTGTGGTGGCGAGGCCAGCGCGGCTGGCAGATCAACGTGCCTGAGCGCCCGCTTACCAATCTCGATGAACTGGACGACGCGGACTACACGAAGCTGCCGGTCGAAGATCTGATGAAGATTAACGATCGCACGCTGCCGCTGCTTGCAAGTCGTGGTTGCCCATTCTCCTGCCAGTTTTGTCACGTGCCGCTCCTGCGACGACTCGAGAGGCCGGAAACGCAGTATCGCACGCATTCACCGGAACGCATCGTCACGCACGCGCTTGAATTGGTCGAGTTACATAACCCGCGGCGATTTGTGTTCGTCGATGAGTTGTTCCCGTGGCAAGAGCGTTGGGTGGAGAAGTTCGCCCGGCTCTGGAAGGAGAAAGTGGCCCTGCCGTTCCGTTGGACGACCGCCGCCGAGCAAATGTCCAAGGACAACCTGCGACTCCTTTCCGGCGCGGGCGGCGAGGTCCTCGAAATCGGCATCGAAACGGGAGACGAGAATCGGCGCTCGGAATTCTGTGATCGCAATCTGCACAACCGCGCGATTGTGAAGGCCGTGCAAATGGCGCAGGACTACGGTGTGAAAGTCGCCGCCAATGTGATGCTCGGCCTGCCAAGGTCGGATACGGCGGAGTTACAGAGCACAATCGACTTCATCCGCGAGTTGGAGCCGGACGAAGTTCGCTATCAGTTCCTGACGCCCTGGCCGCGCAAGACGAATTGGTCGGAGACTGAGCACGAAGGCCTTGAGCTGACCGGCATTTCGATCCACGGCGGTCGCGCGACTTCCACGCAGTCGACGCTGCCGAAACGCCACACGAAGGACTTGATGCGAACGATGGAGGAGTTGCGCCTGCTGGATGCCGCCGGTCGATTGCGCGCACAACGGCCGGCACCGGACGTGGCCCTCGACGGCATGGCGCAATGGGAGGAAGCGAAGTGGCGATCGCAACTAAACGGGCCGCTCCGCGTGGAACGATACTCTGCGCCGAACGGTACGCACGATGTTCTGGCACTGCGTGTCCCGACGGAGATCTCCTGGGAACTCCAGATGCCGGAAGATCCAATCCTGGAATTCGGGATCTTGATTGAGCCGACGCTGCCGGGGCAACGTTCGAAGTCACCGGTGAGTTTCTCCGTCAAGTTCGAGCAGAATGAACGCGTCTATCGTGTGTTCCAGAAGATCCTGATCCAGTCGCTGGATCCGGACTCGCGCAAGTGGCACTGGTTCTCGATTCCTTTGCGTCCATCCCACCCCGGGCCAGCGCGTTTGATTCTCGGAAGCAGCGTCTACGGCGAGGACGCGTCCTACCTGCCCGAGGAAGGCGATATCTGGGCCGGCTGGACCGGCATCGTCGTTCGAAGAAGCGGCTGA
- the ablB gene encoding putative beta-lysine N-acetyltransferase produces MAEWIAVLPDGSKRELDQPYGVDTAVQEPGLYEAKVTLSPLNERIQVKEYDAENYGKMVTGLKVLAAANDYGKIWIKARASEEEELTLAGFEREAVIPGFFDGEDAVSMAIFPKGDRRERPQRMKEDDILENACSGFPRADFRPLPEGYVTSLFTPDDAEDLAKLYEEVFPTYPYPITEPDYLRETAASHIIYRIIRNEAGELVAAASAETMPAMHNSEMTDFASRPSERGKGLAQFLLRALEEDAKERFDIRYMYTIARAQSFGMLRTFHNCGYAVSGTLVNNCNISGQFETMHVFYRK; encoded by the coding sequence ATGGCTGAATGGATTGCTGTCCTGCCGGATGGCTCGAAACGAGAACTGGATCAACCTTACGGGGTGGATACGGCCGTCCAGGAGCCTGGCCTGTATGAAGCGAAAGTGACGCTCAGTCCCCTGAATGAGCGGATTCAGGTGAAAGAATACGACGCCGAGAACTACGGGAAGATGGTGACCGGACTGAAGGTCCTGGCCGCTGCCAACGATTATGGGAAGATTTGGATTAAGGCGCGGGCCTCCGAGGAAGAAGAGCTGACGCTGGCGGGATTCGAGCGCGAAGCAGTGATCCCCGGCTTCTTCGATGGAGAAGACGCCGTGTCGATGGCGATTTTCCCGAAAGGCGATCGACGCGAACGCCCGCAGCGAATGAAGGAAGATGATATCCTCGAGAACGCCTGCTCCGGATTCCCGCGAGCAGACTTCCGTCCCCTCCCCGAGGGATACGTGACTTCGCTCTTCACGCCGGATGATGCAGAGGATCTCGCGAAGCTCTACGAGGAAGTTTTCCCCACGTATCCGTATCCGATCACAGAGCCTGACTACCTGCGTGAGACAGCCGCGAGCCACATCATCTATCGGATCATCCGCAATGAGGCGGGGGAACTCGTCGCAGCCGCTTCGGCAGAGACTATGCCGGCGATGCATAATTCGGAGATGACCGATTTCGCCTCGCGCCCGAGCGAACGGGGAAAAGGTCTGGCCCAGTTCCTCCTCCGTGCCCTCGAGGAAGATGCAAAGGAACGATTCGACATCCGCTATATGTACACGATCGCCCGGGCGCAGTCGTTCGGAATGCTGCGGACGTTCCACAATTGTGGTTATGCGGTTTCAGGAACGCTCGTGAACAATTGCAATATCTCCGGCCAGTTTGAGACGATGCATGTCTTCTATCGCAAGTAG